A window from Barnesiella propionica encodes these proteins:
- a CDS encoding aspartate-semialdehyde dehydrogenase, with amino-acid sequence MKVAIVGASGAVGQEFLRVLDERNFPLDELLLFGSARSAGNKYTFKGKEITVKELKHNDDFKGVDIAFTSAGAGISKEFADTITKYGAVMIDNSSAFRMDEEVPLVVPEVNGADAFVRPRGIIANPNCTTIQMVVTLKAIENISHITRVHVSTYQAASGAGASAMQELKKQYEQLLNGEEPTVEKFYYQLAYNLIPQVDVFTDNLYTKEEMKMYHETRKIMHSDIQVSATCVRVPVMRAHSEAIWLETEQPVSVEAAREAFSKAEGIVLRDDPADKIYPMPLDVAGKDPVYVGRIRADITNSNGLTFWAVSDQIKKGAALNAVQIAEYLLKHQ; translated from the coding sequence ATGAAAGTTGCTATTGTGGGTGCCAGTGGTGCCGTAGGCCAGGAATTTCTTCGCGTTTTAGACGAAAGAAATTTTCCGTTAGATGAATTGCTGTTGTTTGGTTCGGCCAGAAGTGCTGGTAATAAATATACCTTTAAGGGTAAAGAAATTACAGTTAAAGAACTGAAACATAACGACGATTTTAAGGGCGTAGACATAGCATTCACATCGGCCGGAGCCGGTATTTCAAAAGAATTTGCCGATACGATAACCAAATACGGGGCGGTGATGATAGATAACTCCAGTGCATTTCGTATGGATGAGGAAGTTCCTTTGGTCGTTCCCGAAGTGAACGGTGCAGATGCCTTTGTACGTCCGCGGGGTATAATTGCAAATCCGAATTGTACAACGATTCAGATGGTAGTTACGCTGAAAGCTATTGAAAATATTTCGCATATTACGCGTGTACATGTTTCTACTTATCAGGCTGCCAGCGGGGCTGGTGCTTCGGCCATGCAGGAATTGAAAAAACAATATGAACAGTTGTTGAACGGCGAAGAGCCTACGGTTGAGAAATTTTATTATCAACTGGCATATAACCTTATTCCTCAGGTAGATGTTTTTACTGACAATCTGTATACAAAAGAGGAAATGAAAATGTACCATGAAACCCGCAAGATTATGCATTCCGATATACAGGTAAGTGCCACATGTGTAAGGGTTCCTGTTATGAGGGCCCATTCGGAAGCCATCTGGCTGGAAACCGAACAACCGGTTTCTGTAGAAGCAGCACGTGAGGCTTTCTCAAAAGCAGAGGGTATTGTTCTTCGCGACGATCCGGCTGATAAAATTTATCCGATGCCTTTGGATGTTGCCGGAAAAGATCCGGTGTATGTAGGTCGCATTCGTGCCGATATAACTAATTCTAATGGTTTGACTTTTTGGGCGGTCAGCGATCAGATAAAAAAAGGTGCGGCATTGAATGCTGTTCAAATTGCCGAATATTTGTTAAAGCACCAATGA
- a CDS encoding beta-N-acetylhexosaminidase: protein MKKVFFLFLILILTSEYALGRSLHVIPQPVEVQLQEGEYNLKAAKIKVNGFKISPINLISFAETIVGNRVKDFNKLSCDRGTLTLQLDPAANVPAEGYLLTVNNEGVIITAPQEKGVFYGLQTLAQMIDNQNGTVPFAQIKDYPRYGYRGAMLDVCRHIFPMEFIKQYIDLLAQYKINTFHWHLSDDQGWRIEIKKYPLLTEIGSKRKCTLIAKTKTYDDIPYGGYYTQEEAKEIVAYAASKYITVIPEIEFPGHATAALAAYPELACGDNPGPFEVSCHWDVHKEVFCPGKEATFKFAEGVLDEIIEIFPSEYIHIGGDECPKIRWKECPYCQKRIKKEKLKDENELQSYFVHRVEKYLNKKGRNIIGWDEILEGGLAPNATVMSWRGTKGGIAAAQMHHDAIMTPGEFLYFDKRAAVSDEEPNTINDNNKMFLTLDKIYGYNPTPSELNDTEKQHIKGVQANLWVEFIQTPNKAFYMVLPRILALSEIAWTPVEKKNWADFSENRLPEHLAVFDNAGLTYRVPEPIGAVNDTIKTSSYTLNYKVPVKGANIFYTIDGRIPYAFNKLYTKPVTITVPAGEERIVKSVVITPSGKRSIVVTTVLSNK from the coding sequence ATGAAAAAAGTGTTCTTTCTTTTTCTCATACTTATTCTTACCAGCGAATACGCTTTAGGACGATCATTACACGTTATTCCCCAACCGGTGGAAGTCCAATTGCAGGAAGGGGAGTACAACCTGAAAGCTGCAAAAATCAAAGTGAACGGATTTAAAATTTCTCCGATAAACCTGATTTCTTTTGCGGAAACAATTGTCGGCAATAGGGTAAAAGATTTTAATAAACTCAGTTGCGACAGAGGAACTCTTACCCTTCAGCTCGATCCCGCTGCCAATGTTCCTGCCGAAGGATATCTCCTCACTGTGAATAACGAAGGTGTTATAATTACAGCACCTCAGGAAAAGGGAGTATTTTACGGATTGCAGACTCTTGCACAAATGATAGACAATCAAAACGGTACAGTTCCTTTTGCCCAAATCAAAGATTATCCCCGGTACGGTTATCGGGGTGCCATGCTGGACGTATGCCGGCACATTTTTCCCATGGAATTCATCAAACAATATATTGATCTTTTGGCACAATATAAAATAAATACTTTTCACTGGCACCTGAGTGATGACCAGGGCTGGAGAATAGAGATAAAAAAATATCCATTGCTTACCGAAATAGGCAGTAAAAGAAAATGTACCCTTATTGCTAAAACAAAAACATATGACGATATTCCCTACGGAGGATATTACACTCAAGAAGAAGCAAAAGAAATCGTAGCTTACGCTGCATCCAAATATATTACGGTAATCCCCGAGATCGAATTTCCGGGACACGCGACGGCTGCACTGGCTGCTTATCCCGAACTGGCATGCGGAGATAATCCCGGTCCTTTCGAAGTTTCATGCCACTGGGATGTCCACAAAGAAGTTTTCTGTCCGGGAAAAGAAGCAACCTTTAAATTCGCAGAAGGCGTATTGGACGAAATCATAGAAATATTCCCATCGGAATATATACATATCGGAGGTGATGAATGTCCTAAAATCCGATGGAAAGAATGTCCCTACTGCCAGAAAAGAATCAAAAAGGAAAAGCTGAAAGATGAAAATGAACTACAATCTTATTTTGTACATCGTGTAGAAAAATATTTGAATAAAAAAGGACGGAACATCATCGGATGGGATGAAATACTGGAAGGGGGATTAGCTCCCAACGCTACCGTCATGAGCTGGAGGGGAACCAAAGGTGGAATCGCGGCAGCACAGATGCATCATGATGCGATAATGACCCCCGGAGAGTTCTTGTATTTCGATAAAAGAGCGGCCGTTTCCGACGAAGAACCGAATACGATCAACGATAATAACAAAATGTTCCTTACATTAGATAAAATCTACGGATACAATCCAACCCCGAGCGAACTTAACGACACCGAAAAACAACATATCAAAGGTGTACAAGCAAATTTATGGGTCGAATTCATACAGACTCCGAATAAAGCATTTTATATGGTACTTCCCCGTATATTGGCTTTATCTGAAATAGCATGGACTCCGGTGGAAAAAAAGAACTGGGCCGACTTTTCCGAAAACCGTTTGCCGGAACATCTGGCCGTCTTTGATAACGCCGGTCTTACTTATCGCGTACCCGAACCGATAGGGGCAGTAAATGACACGATTAAAACAAGCTCATATACTCTGAATTATAAAGTGCCCGTAAAAGGTGCAAATATATTTTATACCATCGACGGACGCATACCGTATGCATTCAATAAACTTTATACAAAACCGGTTACGATAACTGTTCCTGCAGGCGAAGAGAGAATAGTCAAAAGCGTTGTAATCACGCCTTCGGGAAAACGAAGTATTGTTGTTACCACGGTTTTAAGTAATAAATAA
- a CDS encoding TPM domain-containing protein codes for MKITRLFILIFIFISAQLYAKEYTVENIPNVHLNDGRLFVSNPDGILSDKTVATLDQMLYQMQAENTAEIAVVVVESIGNKDIDIFATDLFSSWGIGKRSKDNGVLILFVLDQRKITFRTGYGVEGVLPDAICKRIQTRDMLPYFKKGDYDNGFINGVGTITKVLTTPGATEELTAVRENEEFSAISLISGYLTFSVIFSFIMLAIILTAKRRKKDHNPYEKYKALKTYKVFLLSASFIFPVFTLFLYWWVASSLKRLRNEPRKCEQCGAPMRKLNEEEDNFYLTPQENTEEKINSVDYDVWLCDKCGDTQVYPYENNMCGYTECPNCHTKAFSLQKDHIVRHATTLSQGMGEKIYYCEHCHKTIRKSYIIPIIIAASAAGRGNRGGGGFSGGFGGGMTGGGGSTSGW; via the coding sequence ATGAAAATTACCCGTCTGTTTATACTCATATTTATATTTATCTCGGCCCAGTTATATGCTAAAGAATATACGGTCGAAAACATACCGAATGTCCATCTGAACGATGGAAGACTATTCGTGAGTAATCCCGATGGTATCCTTTCCGATAAGACAGTCGCCACCCTCGACCAAATGCTTTATCAAATGCAGGCAGAGAATACCGCGGAAATAGCTGTCGTAGTAGTAGAATCTATCGGAAACAAAGACATAGATATATTCGCCACCGATCTTTTTTCCTCGTGGGGAATAGGCAAAAGAAGCAAAGACAACGGCGTCCTTATCCTTTTTGTACTGGATCAGCGAAAAATCACTTTCCGCACCGGATATGGTGTAGAGGGGGTATTGCCCGATGCTATTTGCAAACGTATACAAACGAGAGATATGCTGCCCTATTTCAAAAAAGGAGATTATGACAACGGGTTCATCAATGGTGTCGGTACCATTACAAAAGTCCTTACCACACCTGGAGCCACCGAAGAACTTACGGCAGTAAGAGAGAATGAAGAATTTTCGGCAATATCGCTCATTAGCGGCTATCTGACCTTCTCTGTTATTTTCTCTTTTATCATGCTTGCCATCATTCTTACAGCCAAACGAAGAAAAAAAGACCATAATCCATACGAAAAATATAAAGCTTTAAAAACTTATAAAGTATTTTTATTATCGGCATCATTTATTTTTCCGGTCTTTACTCTATTTCTTTATTGGTGGGTCGCCTCTTCATTGAAACGACTGCGCAACGAACCTCGCAAATGCGAGCAATGTGGTGCTCCTATGAGAAAATTGAATGAAGAAGAAGATAACTTTTATCTTACCCCGCAAGAAAACACCGAAGAAAAAATAAATTCGGTAGATTACGACGTCTGGCTATGTGACAAATGCGGCGACACACAGGTATATCCTTATGAGAACAACATGTGTGGGTATACCGAATGTCCTAATTGCCACACAAAGGCATTTAGTTTGCAAAAAGATCACATCGTGCGTCATGCAACCACTCTTTCACAAGGAATGGGAGAAAAAATATATTATTGTGAGCATTGTCATAAAACGATACGGAAATCTTATATCATACCTATTATTATAGCAGCCTCGGCAGCCGGACGAGGAAACCGGGGCGGAGGAGGATTCAGCGGAGGGTTTGGAGGAGGAATGACCGGAGGAGGAGGTTCTACCTCCGGATGGTAA
- the dgt gene encoding dGTP triphosphohydrolase, producing MEWDKLISSKRFGMEKYHDNRQHSRTDFQRDYDRLVFSAPFRRLQNKTQVFPLPGSVFVHNRLTHSLEVSCVGRSLGHNVTTRLLEKYKEEPWREKLNEIGAIVAAGCLAHDMGNPPFGHSGERAIATYFSEGNGLPLQFQLQPEEWQDLTHFEGNANAFRLLTHQFNGRRPGGFAMTYSTLASIVKYPYAASLSTRKGKSGFFTSEKDYFIKVAEELGMLADGNSGLRYHRHPLVYLVEAADDICYQVMDIEDAHKLKILTTEKTKELFLGFFEGERLEHIQEVMRLVNDVNEQIAYLRSCVIGTLVDECSKVFCNEEDAILEGRFEGILIEKIEGLPCKAYSDCSDVAWKSIYKSSDVLDIELAGNRIISILLDKLINAVQYPEKAYSQLLLNKVPGQYETNADTLYGKIQAVIDYISGMTDVYALDLYRKINGMSLPAL from the coding sequence ATGGAATGGGACAAACTTATTTCGTCCAAACGATTCGGGATGGAAAAATATCATGACAACAGGCAGCACAGCCGAACCGATTTCCAGCGGGATTATGACCGGCTCGTATTCTCCGCTCCTTTCCGAAGATTACAGAATAAAACTCAGGTATTCCCTTTGCCGGGAAGTGTATTCGTTCATAACAGACTGACACATAGTCTGGAAGTATCTTGTGTAGGACGCTCTTTAGGGCACAATGTCACAACGCGTCTTCTGGAAAAATACAAAGAAGAACCCTGGCGGGAAAAACTAAATGAAATAGGTGCCATTGTCGCGGCTGGATGCCTGGCACATGATATGGGGAATCCTCCTTTCGGACACTCGGGAGAAAGAGCGATAGCAACATATTTTTCAGAAGGGAACGGACTTCCGCTACAATTTCAGTTACAGCCGGAAGAATGGCAGGATCTGACTCATTTTGAAGGAAATGCCAATGCTTTCCGGCTATTGACACACCAGTTTAACGGACGCCGCCCAGGGGGATTCGCCATGACCTACTCTACTCTCGCCTCTATAGTTAAATATCCTTATGCAGCCTCGTTATCAACCCGAAAAGGGAAATCAGGCTTCTTTACTTCCGAAAAAGATTATTTCATAAAAGTAGCCGAAGAATTAGGCATGTTGGCAGACGGCAACAGCGGCTTACGTTACCATCGCCATCCTCTGGTATATCTCGTAGAAGCTGCAGACGATATCTGCTATCAGGTAATGGACATAGAAGACGCTCATAAACTGAAAATCCTCACTACCGAAAAGACCAAAGAACTTTTTCTCGGCTTTTTCGAAGGAGAGAGATTAGAACATATCCAAGAAGTTATGCGGTTGGTCAATGATGTGAACGAACAAATCGCTTATTTGCGATCCTGTGTCATAGGCACCTTAGTAGATGAATGTTCAAAAGTTTTTTGCAATGAAGAAGATGCTATCCTGGAAGGCCGTTTCGAGGGAATCCTTATAGAAAAAATCGAAGGACTACCGTGCAAAGCTTATTCCGATTGTTCAGACGTAGCCTGGAAAAGCATCTACAAATCCTCCGACGTATTAGACATAGAATTAGCGGGTAATCGTATTATATCTATTTTATTGGATAAACTGATCAACGCCGTACAATATCCCGAAAAAGCTTATTCTCAGCTATTGCTCAATAAAGTTCCCGGTCAATACGAGACCAATGCCGATACATTATACGGGAAAATACAGGCAGTTATCGATTACATATCGGGGATGACAGATGTCTATGCGCTAGACCTTTACAGAAAAATAAACGGCATGAGCCTTCCGGCTCTTTAA
- the dut gene encoding dUTP diphosphatase translates to MNVKVKIINKSKHELPAYGTLFSAGMDIRANLDNPVVVEPMQRILIPTGLYMALPEGFEAQIRPRSGLALKHGIGILNSPGTIDADYRGEIGIILINLSDKPFEIKDGERICQMVVKEFCRVEWEETDTLEETDRGAGGFGHTGVQ, encoded by the coding sequence ATGAATGTAAAAGTAAAAATTATAAATAAATCCAAACATGAATTACCCGCTTACGGAACGCTCTTTTCTGCGGGTATGGATATTCGCGCCAATCTGGATAATCCTGTAGTAGTAGAACCTATGCAGAGGATACTGATACCTACGGGACTATATATGGCTTTGCCGGAAGGTTTCGAAGCGCAGATACGTCCCCGTAGCGGATTGGCATTAAAACATGGGATAGGGATACTTAATTCTCCCGGAACTATTGATGCAGACTATCGTGGTGAAATAGGGATTATACTGATAAATCTTTCTGATAAACCGTTTGAAATAAAAGATGGTGAACGTATATGCCAGATGGTGGTGAAAGAATTTTGTAGAGTAGAGTGGGAAGAAACCGATACATTAGAAGAAACCGACCGTGGCGCGGGAGGTTTCGGTCATACAGGCGTACAATAA
- a CDS encoding tetratricopeptide repeat protein, whose protein sequence is MNKFKITVVLLLCGLLMSCGTGRKSIKAESGLSPQEQRKFDYFFLEALRMNSLEKEDAAFDLLKRAAEIDTASAVVQYELSTYYLQVGQTEKAYNSLHAAAEKEKDNFWYNTLYARLASRLGQYDEAIRVYKRLVAQNPGKPEINYSLAEAYVNKGDFKEAIACYDRLEESMGKMDLITAQKMALYHKAGDEKSVIAEAEKLVAAYPKNIAYMMLLADVYIEAGRDSDVLELYKKAEEEDPNNGYLLLSRAGYYEKKGDIEAYEAEIHNALLNMNLDIETKLRIFTTYISDKLQKKENLDQIEPLFKEMLEIYPQEESVHKLYASYLLSRQEFDKAKEQLSVAVDLNPANIESWMQLMGIAMNRKDFSSVVETGKRALTYLPEEKDLYLYTSVGYSQTGSYDEAAALLEKGLGYVAKEDVNTISDFYGQLGDVYHSAGKPEKAYEAYEKALEYNSRNVGVLNNYSYYLSLEKKDLQKAERMSAETVKAEPDNATFLDTYAWIFFQQGNYTLAKLYMESAMSKTKEESPDMLEHYGDILAKLGQMEEAVENWKKSKEAGNESPVLKKKIELKKYIEP, encoded by the coding sequence ATGAATAAATTCAAAATAACAGTGGTCTTGCTTTTGTGCGGGTTACTTATGTCATGCGGAACCGGACGAAAGAGCATAAAAGCGGAATCAGGACTCTCACCACAAGAACAGAGAAAATTCGATTATTTTTTTCTGGAAGCATTACGTATGAATTCTTTGGAAAAAGAAGATGCTGCATTCGATCTTTTGAAAAGAGCTGCGGAGATAGATACGGCGAGTGCTGTCGTACAATATGAATTGTCTACATATTATTTACAGGTAGGTCAGACCGAAAAAGCATATAACAGTCTGCATGCGGCTGCCGAAAAGGAAAAAGATAATTTTTGGTATAATACTTTGTATGCGCGGCTGGCAAGCCGCTTAGGACAGTATGATGAAGCTATACGTGTGTATAAGCGTCTCGTTGCACAGAATCCGGGAAAACCGGAGATCAATTATTCTTTAGCAGAGGCGTATGTCAATAAAGGTGATTTTAAAGAAGCAATTGCTTGTTATGATCGTTTGGAAGAGTCTATGGGGAAAATGGATCTGATTACGGCTCAAAAGATGGCTTTATATCATAAAGCAGGCGATGAGAAAAGTGTTATTGCTGAGGCTGAAAAACTGGTGGCTGCTTATCCCAAGAATATAGCTTATATGATGTTGCTGGCAGATGTTTATATTGAGGCAGGCAGGGACTCGGATGTATTGGAGTTATATAAAAAAGCAGAAGAGGAAGATCCTAATAATGGGTATTTATTACTTTCCCGTGCCGGATATTATGAGAAAAAAGGAGATATAGAGGCTTATGAAGCGGAAATCCATAATGCCCTTCTTAATATGAATCTCGATATAGAAACAAAGTTGAGGATATTTACGACATACATAAGTGACAAGTTACAGAAAAAAGAGAATTTAGACCAGATAGAACCATTGTTTAAGGAGATGCTGGAGATATATCCTCAGGAGGAATCGGTTCATAAGTTGTATGCCAGTTATTTATTGTCCCGTCAGGAATTTGACAAAGCAAAAGAGCAGTTGTCTGTTGCCGTAGATCTGAACCCCGCGAATATAGAGAGCTGGATGCAGCTGATGGGTATTGCGATGAACCGTAAGGATTTTTCTTCGGTCGTGGAAACCGGAAAAAGAGCATTGACTTATTTGCCGGAAGAGAAAGACTTGTACTTGTATACTTCGGTGGGTTATAGCCAGACAGGAAGTTATGATGAAGCGGCCGCTTTGTTGGAGAAGGGGCTCGGTTATGTAGCCAAGGAGGATGTGAATACTATTTCGGATTTTTATGGCCAGTTAGGAGATGTTTATCATAGCGCCGGAAAACCGGAAAAGGCGTATGAAGCTTATGAAAAGGCTCTGGAGTATAATAGTCGTAATGTGGGTGTACTGAATAATTACAGTTATTATTTGTCCCTGGAGAAAAAAGATTTGCAGAAAGCGGAGAGAATGAGTGCCGAGACGGTAAAGGCCGAACCGGACAATGCGACTTTTCTGGATACTTATGCCTGGATATTTTTTCAGCAAGGAAATTACACTCTTGCAAAACTGTATATGGAAAGTGCAATGAGTAAGACGAAGGAAGAAAGTCCCGATATGCTCGAACATTACGGTGATATTCTTGCTAAACTGGGACAAATGGAAGAAGCGGTCGAAAATTGGAAGAAATCAAAAGAGGCCGGAAATGAATCTCCGGTATTGAAAAAGAAAATAGAATTGAAAAAATATATCGAACCATGA
- a CDS encoding DUF4292 domain-containing protein — protein sequence MKHIIICLSVISLLFASCKTPKSATEIPVRVKSEVKKQYDRILEKHNEWKTFTAKANISISQKQGSSISSALQIQMIRDSVILVSVRPLLGFEVARFQMTKDSVKVVEKMGKRCIAEALPALGSMFPSGMSLTVAQDVLINRIFLLGDDELNKNNFSSFDIKEEDSESWWMSPLEQPSSFNYDFLLQNDRLVTTMVSSKSGNKQVVCNYTQFETVGGHELPQWVQIKTSGFSSAPSLSLRYDVSSISWNKNVKNEFPDISRYSQVSIDMLLKMFAK from the coding sequence ATGAAACATATAATAATATGTTTGTCAGTAATTTCTTTATTATTTGCCAGTTGTAAAACTCCTAAAAGCGCAACTGAAATACCCGTTCGGGTCAAGTCGGAAGTGAAAAAACAATATGACCGCATATTGGAAAAACATAACGAGTGGAAAACGTTTACGGCAAAGGCAAATATTTCTATTTCTCAGAAACAAGGAAGTTCTATAAGTTCGGCATTGCAGATACAGATGATCAGGGATAGTGTCATACTGGTATCGGTGCGCCCTCTGCTCGGCTTTGAGGTGGCCCGTTTTCAGATGACAAAAGACAGTGTAAAGGTTGTTGAAAAGATGGGAAAACGCTGTATTGCAGAAGCATTGCCTGCACTCGGCAGTATGTTCCCGTCCGGAATGTCTTTGACGGTTGCGCAGGATGTTTTGATCAACCGCATATTCTTGTTGGGAGACGATGAATTAAACAAAAATAATTTTTCTTCTTTCGATATAAAGGAAGAAGACAGCGAATCCTGGTGGATGTCTCCACTGGAACAACCGTCTTCATTTAATTATGATTTTCTTTTGCAGAATGACCGGTTGGTTACTACGATGGTTTCCAGCAAAAGTGGAAATAAACAGGTAGTATGTAATTATACGCAATTTGAAACTGTGGGTGGCCATGAGTTGCCGCAATGGGTACAGATAAAGACGAGTGGATTCTCTTCCGCACCTTCTTTATCGTTGCGTTATGATGTTTCTTCTATTTCCTGGAATAAGAATGTAAAAAATGAATTCCCCGATATATCACGTTATTCTCAAGTTTCAATAGATATGTTGTTAAAAATGTTCGCTAAATGA
- a CDS encoding murein hydrolase activator EnvC family protein — MKRLLAIFLFTVIPLLAFSDVPSMKDLKQQQREALKAIEETSKKLASTKKNARNSLYELNAITSEIKTQRGIIETLNKEISMVNRRNRAVSDTIYLLQKELNAKKASYAKAVRGMGHRHSEYDELMFIFSASSLSQSYRRVRYLKEYSAWRKRQASEIISRQEELKVQKAKLERIIAEKKALLGERNVEAEKLKKKENSKRSIVADLKKQEKSLQRDLKKRQQQADALNRKLEQLIAEEERKAAERAAKLAQKESTGKKGSEAASKPKSTGGYKMTKEEQALSGSFEKNKGRLPFPLSGSYRIVGHFGMQQHPELKYVKINNNGIEIQTTPGNVAKTVFGGVVSRVFVTPGYNTSVIVRHGNYLTIYANLSEVYVKAGDKLSARQSVGKIYSDPEEGNRTILHFQIWKERTKLDPEQWIN, encoded by the coding sequence ATGAAAAGACTTTTAGCTATATTTTTGTTTACAGTAATTCCTTTGCTTGCTTTTTCCGATGTTCCTTCTATGAAGGATCTGAAGCAGCAACAAAGAGAGGCGTTAAAAGCAATAGAAGAAACCAGTAAGAAGCTGGCTTCTACAAAGAAAAATGCCCGTAATTCTTTATATGAACTGAATGCAATTACATCCGAAATAAAAACGCAGAGGGGAATCATCGAAACTTTGAATAAAGAGATTTCTATGGTGAACCGACGGAATAGGGCTGTAAGTGATACGATTTATTTGTTGCAGAAAGAACTGAATGCGAAGAAAGCCAGTTATGCTAAAGCTGTCCGGGGCATGGGACACCGTCATTCCGAATATGATGAACTAATGTTTATTTTTTCAGCGTCGTCCTTGAGCCAGTCATACCGGAGAGTACGTTATTTGAAAGAATATTCGGCCTGGAGGAAACGACAGGCTTCGGAAATTATTTCCCGTCAGGAAGAGCTAAAAGTACAAAAAGCGAAACTGGAGAGAATTATAGCAGAAAAAAAAGCATTGTTAGGGGAACGGAATGTAGAGGCTGAAAAATTAAAGAAGAAAGAAAATAGTAAGCGGAGTATTGTTGCTGACCTGAAAAAGCAGGAAAAGAGTTTGCAGAGGGATTTGAAAAAAAGGCAGCAACAGGCCGATGCTCTTAACCGTAAACTAGAACAACTGATTGCGGAGGAAGAACGCAAAGCTGCTGAAAGGGCGGCGAAACTGGCTCAAAAAGAAAGTACCGGAAAAAAAGGATCGGAAGCGGCCTCGAAACCTAAATCGACAGGCGGATATAAAATGACAAAAGAGGAGCAAGCTCTTTCAGGCAGTTTCGAGAAGAATAAAGGTCGTTTACCTTTTCCGCTTTCGGGCAGTTACCGGATCGTAGGGCATTTCGGTATGCAACAACATCCTGAATTGAAATATGTGAAAATTAATAATAACGGCATTGAGATACAAACGACTCCCGGGAATGTGGCGAAAACTGTATTTGGCGGGGTTGTTTCAAGGGTATTTGTTACGCCGGGTTATAATACATCGGTAATTGTACGGCATGGAAATTATCTGACGATTTATGCTAATTTGAGCGAAGTGTATGTCAAAGCCGGAGATAAATTATCGGCCCGACAGAGTGTCGGTAAAATATATTCCGATCCTGAAGAAGGAAACAGGACTATTCTCCATTTTCAGATATGGAAAGAAAGAACGAAACTCGATCCTGAACAATGGATTAACTAA
- a CDS encoding GNAT family N-acetyltransferase — translation MEIKRYTPENKILWNSFVNSSKNGTFLFLREYMEYHADRFTDHSLLVYEGNKLLAVLPAHEVGNAFYSHRGLTYGSLVLSVKNTSGEVLDIFGTIVSYLKENGFISWEYKCVPHIYHTYPAEEDLYALFRYNARLIARNISIAIPMENRIRFSRVRRRAISRADEEGVVIRESNNFVPFWKVLTENLQSRFGVFPVHTVEEITYLNSLFPDRIRLFDAWLGDEIIGGCTVYDTGQTLHVQYSSATPHGKEIGAIDVLYRHLIDQVYIHKKYIEFGQSTEQMGHYLNKGLIAQKEGFGGRGVVYDIYQLDI, via the coding sequence ATGGAAATAAAAAGATATACGCCGGAGAATAAAATATTATGGAATTCTTTTGTGAATTCTTCCAAGAACGGCACATTCCTTTTTCTCCGGGAATATATGGAATATCATGCCGACCGGTTTACCGATCATTCTTTATTGGTGTATGAAGGAAATAAATTATTGGCCGTTCTGCCTGCCCATGAAGTGGGAAATGCTTTTTATTCCCATCGTGGATTAACCTATGGCAGCCTTGTATTGTCTGTAAAAAATACATCCGGTGAAGTCTTGGATATATTTGGCACTATAGTTTCTTATTTAAAAGAAAACGGTTTTATTTCCTGGGAATATAAATGTGTTCCTCATATATATCATACTTATCCGGCTGAAGAAGATTTGTATGCTTTATTCCGTTATAATGCAAGGTTAATAGCCCGTAATATTTCTATTGCCATTCCTATGGAGAATCGTATTCGGTTCAGCCGGGTACGTCGCAGGGCTATTTCACGGGCCGACGAAGAAGGTGTAGTTATACGAGAATCTAATAACTTCGTTCCTTTCTGGAAGGTTCTTACTGAAAATTTGCAATCACGCTTCGGGGTATTTCCCGTTCATACAGTAGAGGAGATTACTTATTTAAACTCTTTATTTCCTGACAGAATCCGTTTGTTTGATGCATGGTTGGGAGATGAAATCATAGGAGGATGTACGGTTTATGATACGGGACAGACTTTACATGTGCAATATTCATCTGCAACTCCTCATGGAAAAGAGATTGGCGCAATAGATGTTTTGTATCGCCATTTAATCGATCAGGTATATATACATAAAAAATATATAGAATTCGGACAATCGACAGAGCAGATGGGACATTATTTAAATAAAGGGCTCATAGCACAAAAGGAAGGATTCGGAGGAAGAGGTGTCGTTTATGATATCTACCAACTTGACATATAA